One window from the genome of Glycine soja cultivar W05 chromosome 12, ASM419377v2, whole genome shotgun sequence encodes:
- the LOC114380586 gene encoding lysM domain receptor-like kinase 3, with protein MLPPFTMCKTKMATNAASPTRSQQQATQSPRTPSSRPSPRPISFSDNPSTSYSSNSAPYSGSTGYRLSSDTTISSFSSLTSLRDTLPENPHIYDFSEICAATNNFLAKRHSSSTPCWRCTLRGADVIVFQRKFRRKLQTPQLQQLLSVVCRSHHVSIIKLLGASVSGDHIYLVYDFVNNGATLSDCLRNKNNVHFTVLSTWMSRMQVATDLAHGLDYIHNKTGLNINFVHNHIKSSSIIVTEPSFNARVCHFGAAQLCGEIELDNQKLGEISEIEEKLTSSPARSKQFEGVRGYMAPEFQASGVATQKSDIYAFGVVMLELLSGEEPLKFKFDEKTRTFVRTSVIDAARAAVVDGEGSVEGKLRRWVDRRLKDSFPVDVAEKWTRVALECVHVDPDKRPNMGRVAGKISKFYLTSRIWSDSIKMPDMTVSLGPR; from the coding sequence ATGCTTCCTCCTTTTACTATGTGCAAGACAAAGATGGCAACCAACGCGGCCAGTCCCACTCGCTCCCAACAACAAGCCACCCAAAGCCCAAGAACACCCTCGTCGAGGCCCAGTCCCAGGCCCATCTCTTTCTCCGACAACCCCTCCACCTCCTACAGCAGCAACAGCGCACCCTACAGCGGCTCCACCGGCTATCGCCTCTCCTCCGACACCACCATCTCAAGCTTCTCCTCCCTCACCTCCCTCCGTGACACTCTCCCCGAAAACCCTCACATCTATGACTTCTCCGAAATCTGTGCCGCCACCAACAACTTCCTCGCCAAACGCCACTCCTCCTCCACCCCTTGCTGGCGCTGCACCCTCCGCGGCGCCGATGTCATTGTCTTCCAGCGCAAGTTCCGCCGCAAGCTCCAAACTCCACAGCTCCAGCAACTCCTCTCCGTCGTCTGCCGCAGCCACCACGTCAGCATCATCAAGCTCCTCGGCGCCTCCGTCTCCGGCGACCACATCTACCTCGTCTACGACTTCGTCAACAACGGCGCCACCCTCTCCGACTGCCTCCGCAACAAAAACAACGTGCACTTCACCGTCCTCTCCACGTGGATGTCGCGAATGCAGGTCGCCACAGATCTCGCTCACGGCCTCGATTACATTCACAACAAGACCGGTTTGAACATCAATTTCGTCCATAACCATATCAAGAGCAGCAGCATCATCGTCACCGAGCCTTCCTTCAACGCTAGGGTTTGCCACTTCGGCGCCGCGCAGCTCTGCGGCGAAATCGAACTCGATAACCAGAAATTAGGCGAAATTAGTGAAATCGAGGAGAAATTAACATCGTCGCCGGCGAGATCCAAGCAGTTCGAGGGAGTGCGGGGGTACATGGCGCCGGAATTTCAAGCCTCCGGCGTGGCGACTCAGAAGTCTGATATATACGCTTTTGGAGTGGTGATGTTGGAGCTTTTGTCCGGGGAGGAGCCGTTGAAGTTCAAGTTCGACGAGAAGACGCGCACATTCGTGAGGACGTCGGTGATTGATGCGGCGAGGGCCGCCGTGGTCGACGGCGAAGGTAGCGTGGAGGGGAAGCTGAGGAGGTGGGTGGATCGGAGATTGAAAGATTCTTTTCCTGTTGATGTAGCTGAAAAATGGACACGTGTCGCGCTGGAGTGTGTACACGTGGATCCAGATAAGAGACCGAACATGGGACGCGTCGCTGGCAAGATCTCCAAGTTTTATTTGACGTCGAGGATCTGGTCAGATAGTATTAAGATGCCTGATATGACTGTTTCGTTGGGACCTCGATGA